The following DNA comes from Cellulophaga sp. HaHa_2_95.
TTATAAGCGATACTCATGCGGACAGAACAGAAAATGTAATTAAAACTATTCACCAGTCTTATAAGATGTTCAAATTAGGAAGCTAATTAATAGGAACTAAAAAAAGTTCTAGTGTCAAGTTCAAACTAAAAATACCCTGTCAGTTCGAGTGATTTTTGTGCTGCGTAACGAAACAAAAATAGTATCGAGAACACATAACAACAGAAAAAGTTCAAGAATCAAATTCAAGTTCAAAATAAAATAGAATGTCAGTTCGAGTGATTTTTGTGCAGCGTAACAAAACAAAAATAGTATCGAGAACAGTTTAAAAGTGAAAAGTGCTAGTGCAAGTGTCAAGTTCAAGTATCAAGTTCAAATTGAAAAAGAATGTCAGTTCGAGTGATTTTGTGCAGAGCAATAAAACAAAAATAGTATCGAGAACAGTTTAAAAATGAAAAGTTCAAGACTTAAGTGACAAGTTCAAAATAAAAAATCTAATGATAAAAAAGATAAGCGCCGTATTATTCCTACTCCTAATAACTTCTTGTTCTCAAAAGATTACAGATGAGCAATTGAGTGCTTTAAACGGATATTGGGAAATTGAGAAAGTGACGCTCTCTGACGGACAAAAGAAAGAATACAAAGTAAATGAAACTATAGATTATATAGAACTAGACGGATTAAAAGGTTTTAGAAAAAAAGTGAAACCTACGTTTAGCGGCACCTACATTACCAGTAATGATGCTGAACTATTTAGCATTTACAAAAAAGAAGACCAATTCTTATTCACCTATAAAACGGAAATAAGTGAGTGGACAGAAACCTTAAAATCTATATCAAAAGATAAGTTTTCAGTCACCAGTGAGGATAATATCACGTATTTTTACAAACGCTACGAACCTATAAATATTTCTAAATAATGGCGAAAAGACGCAGAGAAAACATTCCCTTAAGTGAAGCTCTAAAAGAGTTTATTGACGTGAACAAACTCCAAAAAGGTATGGATAAGGTTGATGTTAGAGAAGCTTGGACCAATCTTATGGGTAATGGCGTTAATAACTATACTACAGCCATAGAATTACGGGGAGACACGTTATTTATATCACTGTCCTCCTCCGTATTGCGATCAGAACTAAGCCTGGGGAAATCTAAAATTATCACCATGCTTAACGATGAGTTAAAAAAAGAAGTGGTGAAGAAGTTGGTTTTGCGATAGATTGCCGTTTTCTAAATTGAATAATAAACCTCTTATTGTAAGTTTAATAAAAAAAGGCCACTCATCACGGAGTAGCCTTTTTTAGTATATTCTATGTTGTTTTCCTAGAAAATTTCTCTTCCAGCAAAATGAAAAGCTCCTTCAATAGCAGCATTCTCATCACTATCAGAACCATGTACTGCATTCTCTCCAAGAGACGTAGCAAACATTTTACGGATAGTACCATCTGCAGCCTCAGCTGGGTTAGTTGCACCAATTAAAGCTCTAAAATCTTCAACAGCATTATCTTTTTCTAAAATAGCAGCAACGATTGGCCCTCTAGACATAAAGTCTACCAATTCTCCGTAAAAAGGACGCTCACTATGAACAGCGTAAAACGCTTGAGCATCTCTTTTGCTTAATTGCGTATATTTCATAGCTACAATCTTAAAACCAGCAGCATTAATTTTGTCTAGAATAGCACCAATATGTCCGTTTTCAACAGCATCTGGCTTAAGCATTGTAAATGTTCTATTTGTCATTTTCTTTAAATTTTGTGCAAAAGTACTATTTTAAATACATTCTACAATAGATTAATAAAAAACTGAAGGTAAGTTAACGATTATTTAAACCCTTGTTCCAACACACCCAAGACTTTACCCTCATCACCTATCATTTTGAAAACAACATGATTGGTTTCAAAATTAAACGTCAAGGTACCAAAACTCACTTCAGAAACCACCTCTCCTACCCGATACGGATTTTCTTCTCCTGAGTACGAAGAATACACATGGGTAAGTCCGCTACTCGTAAAATCTATTAATGGATACGCAACACCCGCTATAGTTGTTTTTGAAAATTCTGAAATATGCCGGTCTCCAGAGAGCACCACAACACCTTTCGCTTTAGAATCGGCAATCAACTGCTCTAATTTATCTACTTCATGCGGAAAATTACCCCATGTTTCAAAACCATGCTTATTAGACAACACTTGTATGCTACTTACTAAAATATTAAAATCTGCCGTACTCGTATTCAGTTCCTTCGCTAACCACTTCCATTGTGCTGCACCTAAAACGGTACCTTCGCCGTAAGTATTTGGTTTCGTTCTTTTTTTTGTTTCGGTATCTTTCGTTAATGCGGTTCTAAAATATCGCGTATCTAAAACTATTACTTTAATATTCCCTTCTGGCGTATTATACGTATGAGCAGCATACACCCCTTCTTGTTTTCTACGTGGGCTATCTTTTGCTACTTTAAAGAAATCTAGAAATACCTGCTGACTTTCTTTTTTGAAGGCATACTCTACTCCCCCATCATTTAAACCATAATCATGATCATCCCAAGTACCAATCACAGGAACTTCGGCTCTTAATTTTTGATAGCCTAGTATACTATCTTGGCTTTTATAAAACTGTTGAAGCTTTTGCATGTCATTAGTATCTGCATAGACATTATCACCTCCCCATATCCAGACATCAGGATGGGTATTTAAAATATCATCCCACAAAACATTAGGGATGGTACTCTTATTACAAGACCCAAAGGCAATAGTAAAATCGGCCTTTTCTATACTCGCATCCAGAACACTTTTGTCTTGCGCTTGCCCTAGTACTACCCCTAATAAAATAAATACACTGTTAAATACTATTGGTAACTTCTTCATTTTCAAATATTGTTTCCTTACAAAAATAGCAATTCTTACTGTAGCACTATAGTATAAAATAGTATCTTTACCGCCATGAATTCAGAGGATATTAGCAAAGTAAAGGAGCTACTTAGTGTTCCACAAAAAATAGTTATCATACCACACAAAAATCCTGACGGAGATGCTATTGGCTCTACATTAGGCCTATGGCACTATCTAAAAAACAACGAACAGGACGCTACAATTATTAGTCCTAATGATTCGCCTAAGTTTTTAAAATGGATGCCAGGTAGTGAAGATATTCTAAATTTTGAAGTAGAAAATTCACAAGCTAAGAGAGCTATTGAAGAAGCTACGCTAATTTTTACCTTAGATTTTAATCATTTAGGACGTGTTGGGCAGATGCAATCGTTCTTAGAAGAAGCTTCTGCTACTTTTATTATGATAGATCACCACCAAGAGCCTTCTGACTATGCATTGGTGACTTACTCTGACGTTACTATGAGTTCTACCTGTGAGATGGTTTATAATTTTATCGATTATTTAGGTGATACCGATAAAATTACCTCCGGAATTGCCAACTGTCTTTATACTGGGATCATGACAGATACGGGCTCATTTAAATTCTCCTCTACCACTAGTAAAACGCACAAAATTGTTGCAGAACTAATAGATAAAGGGGCAGAAAATACCCGTATACATAACGTTGTGTATGACACCAATTCTCCTAGCAGATTGCATTTATTAGGCTGTGCGCTTAAAAACATGGTGATTTTAGAAGAATTTAATACGGCATACATCACCCTTAGTCAAGATGAGTTAGATACCTATAAATATCAAAAAGGAGACACGGAAGGCTTTGTAAATTACGGATTAACTTTAGACGGTATTCGCTTTGCGGTAATTTTCATTGAGAATAAAGAAGAAGGTATAATAAAAATATCGTTCAGATCTGAAGGAGATTTTTCTGTGAATGAATTTGCACGTGCTTATTTTCATGGTGGCGGACATAATAATGCTGCTGGAGGAAAAAGTGACCTTCCATTAGAAGAAACTGCAGCGTATTTTGTAAACTTGTTACCGAAACATTTAAAAGAATTAACCCAATAATGAAGTACCTGTTATATTTGAGTGCATTATGTTTACTTTTTATAAGTTGTGAGGAGCCTATAGCGCGTAAACCAGTTCGTGTATCTACGCCTAAGCTGGTAAAATC
Coding sequences within:
- a CDS encoding nucleoside-diphosphate kinase, whose translation is MTNRTFTMLKPDAVENGHIGAILDKINAAGFKIVAMKYTQLSKRDAQAFYAVHSERPFYGELVDFMSRGPIVAAILEKDNAVEDFRALIGATNPAEAADGTIRKMFATSLGENAVHGSDSDENAAIEGAFHFAGREIF
- a CDS encoding DUF721 domain-containing protein encodes the protein MAKRRRENIPLSEALKEFIDVNKLQKGMDKVDVREAWTNLMGNGVNNYTTAIELRGDTLFISLSSSVLRSELSLGKSKIITMLNDELKKEVVKKLVLR
- a CDS encoding alkaline phosphatase D family protein, translating into MKKLPIVFNSVFILLGVVLGQAQDKSVLDASIEKADFTIAFGSCNKSTIPNVLWDDILNTHPDVWIWGGDNVYADTNDMQKLQQFYKSQDSILGYQKLRAEVPVIGTWDDHDYGLNDGGVEYAFKKESQQVFLDFFKVAKDSPRRKQEGVYAAHTYNTPEGNIKVIVLDTRYFRTALTKDTETKKRTKPNTYGEGTVLGAAQWKWLAKELNTSTADFNILVSSIQVLSNKHGFETWGNFPHEVDKLEQLIADSKAKGVVVLSGDRHISEFSKTTIAGVAYPLIDFTSSGLTHVYSSYSGEENPYRVGEVVSEVSFGTLTFNFETNHVVFKMIGDEGKVLGVLEQGFK
- a CDS encoding bifunctional oligoribonuclease/PAP phosphatase NrnA, producing MNSEDISKVKELLSVPQKIVIIPHKNPDGDAIGSTLGLWHYLKNNEQDATIISPNDSPKFLKWMPGSEDILNFEVENSQAKRAIEEATLIFTLDFNHLGRVGQMQSFLEEASATFIMIDHHQEPSDYALVTYSDVTMSSTCEMVYNFIDYLGDTDKITSGIANCLYTGIMTDTGSFKFSSTTSKTHKIVAELIDKGAENTRIHNVVYDTNSPSRLHLLGCALKNMVILEEFNTAYITLSQDELDTYKYQKGDTEGFVNYGLTLDGIRFAVIFIENKEEGIIKISFRSEGDFSVNEFARAYFHGGGHNNAAGGKSDLPLEETAAYFVNLLPKHLKELTQ